The Desmonostoc muscorum LEGE 12446 genome includes a region encoding these proteins:
- a CDS encoding DUF4291 domain-containing protein has product MRLITEPYLTQVNNWPKTGRHILAQYDDHSIVVYQAYRPAIGNFAATYGYFGGKFSFDRMSWIKPNFLWMMYRSGWGTKIGQEVVLAIWIKRSAFDEILRAAVHSSYVPELYPNISAWQTALKHSQVRLQWDPDHHPSGTKLERRAIQLGLRGQVLTAYAKDWILNIEDISDFVQKQRQNIKSDCEQLITPREIVYSVFDSETQEKLRLSAWTE; this is encoded by the coding sequence GTGCGGCTGATAACGGAACCTTATTTAACTCAAGTCAATAACTGGCCAAAAACTGGTCGTCATATCCTAGCACAATATGACGACCATTCAATAGTTGTTTATCAGGCATATCGTCCAGCTATTGGGAACTTCGCCGCCACCTACGGTTATTTTGGTGGTAAGTTCAGTTTTGACCGCATGAGTTGGATAAAACCTAACTTCCTCTGGATGATGTATCGTTCTGGATGGGGTACAAAAATTGGGCAAGAGGTAGTGTTAGCTATTTGGATTAAGCGTTCAGCTTTTGATGAAATTTTAAGAGCGGCTGTTCATTCGAGCTACGTTCCAGAACTTTATCCCAATATAAGTGCGTGGCAAACAGCACTGAAGCACTCACAAGTTCGCTTGCAGTGGGACCCAGACCATCACCCATCTGGGACAAAATTAGAACGACGTGCTATTCAGTTAGGGTTACGGGGTCAAGTGCTAACTGCTTACGCCAAAGATTGGATTTTAAACATTGAGGACATCTCAGACTTTGTACAAAAGCAGCGCCAAAACATTAAGTCTGACTGTGAACAATTGATTACACCACGGGAGATAGTTTACTCTGTGTTTGATAGCGAAACGCAAGAAAAGCTGAGATTATCTGCCTGGACTGAATAG
- a CDS encoding NAD-dependent epimerase/dehydratase family protein: protein MKVLVIGGDGYCGWATALYLSNRGYEVGILDSLVRRHWDNELGVETLTPIALIQQRLQRWQDLTGKSIDLFIGDITNYEFLNKALHQFQPNAIVHFGEQRSAPFSMIDREHAVVTQVNNVVGTLNILYAMREDFPDCHLVKLGTMGEYGTPNIDIEEGYITIEHNGRKDTLPYPKQPGSMYHLSKVHDSHNIHFACRIWGLRATDLNQGVVYGVLTEETGMDELLINRLDYDGVFGTALNRFCIQAAIGHPLTVYGKGGQTRGFLDIRDTVRCVELAIANPAEAGEFRVFNQFTEQFSVGDLALLVKKAGNAMGLNVEINHLDNPRVEKEEHYFNAKNTKLLDLGLQPHFLSDSLLDSLLNFAIKYQKRVDKKQILPKVSWHRS from the coding sequence ATGAAAGTCCTGGTTATTGGTGGCGATGGATATTGCGGTTGGGCAACTGCTCTTTACCTTTCCAATCGAGGTTATGAAGTTGGAATTTTAGATAGTTTGGTGCGGCGGCACTGGGATAATGAGCTGGGTGTTGAAACTCTCACCCCGATCGCACTTATTCAGCAACGCCTCCAGCGCTGGCAAGATTTAACTGGTAAATCTATCGACCTGTTCATTGGCGATATTACTAATTACGAGTTTCTCAACAAAGCATTACATCAATTTCAGCCAAATGCCATAGTGCATTTTGGCGAACAGCGCTCGGCTCCATTTTCGATGATTGACCGCGAACATGCAGTTGTCACCCAGGTAAATAACGTAGTTGGTACGTTGAACATACTGTATGCCATGCGGGAAGATTTCCCAGATTGTCATTTGGTGAAGCTGGGGACGATGGGTGAATACGGTACACCCAACATTGACATCGAAGAGGGGTACATCACCATTGAACACAATGGACGCAAGGATACCCTACCTTATCCCAAGCAACCTGGTTCGATGTACCATTTGAGCAAAGTCCATGATAGTCATAACATTCACTTTGCTTGCCGGATTTGGGGATTGCGGGCAACGGATTTAAATCAGGGTGTGGTTTACGGCGTCTTAACCGAAGAAACGGGGATGGACGAATTATTGATTAATCGGCTGGATTATGATGGCGTGTTTGGTACCGCACTGAACCGTTTTTGTATTCAAGCAGCCATTGGACACCCCCTGACCGTTTACGGCAAAGGTGGACAAACTCGCGGATTTTTGGATATTCGGGATACAGTCAGATGTGTGGAATTAGCGATCGCTAACCCTGCCGAAGCTGGCGAATTCCGCGTATTTAACCAATTTACCGAACAATTCAGCGTCGGCGACTTGGCATTATTGGTGAAAAAAGCTGGGAATGCAATGGGGTTGAATGTAGAAATCAATCACCTAGATAATCCCAGAGTCGAGAAAGAAGAACATTACTTTAACGCTAAAAACACCAAATTGCTGGATTTAGGTTTACAGCCGCATTTTCTTTCTGATTCTTTACTTGATTCTCTGTTAAACTTTGCAATCAAGTATCAAAAACGAGTTGATAAAAAACAAATTCTGCCCAAAGTCTCTTGGCACAGAAGTTAG